One window of Canis lupus baileyi chromosome 21, mCanLup2.hap1, whole genome shotgun sequence genomic DNA carries:
- the LOC140613396 gene encoding olfactory receptor 10AG1-like, which produces MRAEDNGSRITQFVLLGFSDLPNLQGLLFGVFSIIYVIILIGNSLIIIITSLDAALQKPMYFFLANFSYLEICYVSVTLPRILVNLWTQDRSISWLGCATQMCFFLMLGATECFLLAVMAYDRYVAICNPLHYPLIMNHKMCIQLAVGSWIGGVPGQIGQTWQIFSLHFCNSNQINHFFCDIPPILKLACGDTVVHEIAVYVLAVLFVAVPFLLILASYSKIISTILRLPTARGRAKAFSTCSSHLIVVLLFFGSATITYLRPKSNHSAGTDKMFSLFYTIVTPMFNPMIYSLRNKDVIAALRRLLLKKIV; this is translated from the coding sequence ATGAGAGCAGAAGACAATGGTTCCAGAATAACACAATTTGTACTCTTGGGATTTTCTGACCTTCCAAACCTCCAAGGGTTACTATTTGGGGTGTTCTCCATCATTTATGTTATTATCTTAATTGGAAATAGcctcataataataataaccagtCTTGATGCTGCACTCCAGAAACCCATGTATTTTTTCCTGGCAAATTTTTCCTACTTGGAAATCTGTTATGTGTCTGTCACCCTCCCCAGGATTCTGGTGAACCTTTGGACTCAGGACAGAAGTATTTCTTGGTTGGGCTGTGCCACTCAAATGTGCTTTTTCCTTATGCTGGGAGCCACTGAATGTTTCCTCCTGGctgtgatggcctatgaccgctacgTGGCCATTTGTAACCCTCTGCACTACCCTCTCATCATGAACCACAAGATGTGCATCCAACTGGCTGTTGGGTCCTGGATTGGTGGAGTCCCAGGCCAAATAGGACAAACATGGCAGATTTTCTCTCTACATTTCTGTAATTCTAACCAAATCAACCACTTCTTCTGTGACATACCTCCCATCCTCAAGCTAGCCTGTGGGGACACTGTTGTGCATGAGATAGCAGTCTATGTACTAGCTGTGTTGTTTGTTGCAGTTCCTTTTCTGTTAATACTTGCCTCTTACAGCAAAATCATTTCCACCATTCTGAGGTTGCCAACAGCCAGAGGACGGGCCAAGGCTTTCTCCACCTGTTCTTCCCATCTCATTGTTGTGCTTTTATTCTTTGGATCGGCTACCATCACCTACTTAAGGCCCAAATCCAATCATTCTGCAGGAACTGACAAGATGTTCTCTCTTTTCTATACCATTGTGACCCCGATGTTTAATCCTATGATATACAGCCTTAGGAACAAGGATGTGATTGCAGCACTCAGAAGactgttacttaaaaaaatagtgtga